In the Paralichthys olivaceus isolate ysfri-2021 chromosome 15, ASM2471397v2, whole genome shotgun sequence genome, one interval contains:
- the LOC109628399 gene encoding SLAIN motif-containing protein-like has protein sequence MHEEFEEVTSCEDLTSEEPKNNWSLHFSNEPPMEFDTSANNHLFSSEMKNNCEGLEDSSHSYCSIWMETEPATFKSWNGHSFAMDARVRLDHLKSGCNSPTPCCITDGTLNSQENAWDGEPKEEESALDSVELLDVDDGEQDEESWLYESPKKEATEQKSESALTWCRHVLDNPSPEVEAACRQLMNRLDGRPSSHFYRHPAVFRTGSVEKSSANTAQNISHSSDNNELSSSRNSINRNYRLEDITDVRIMAQIQEASLRQDYVSSPLRSPESPSYFNTAVETTDDFTPGNKTEASFPSRWSPRLLSLSSPSSHSPTSAARQSPKLARLHQQVIQFKLLKLAQNQATSAGRTRSPVRTSLRSLQAVRNSRSFETDDYPPAHQTSHPASGASSTRMGSSCWSPSLSAASVNSSSARDHLVRIAAMKRPQRSQSLSPCRIAQSARGYLSRHGRVFASPERSTPVAWARYAPHTQQ, from the exons ATGCACGAGGAGTTTGAAGAAGTGACGAGCTGTGAGGATCTAACTTCAGAAGAACCAAAGAACAACTGGAGCCTTCATTTTTCCAACGAGCCGCCCATGGAGTTTGACACCAGTGCAAACAACCATCTCTTCTCCAGTGAGATGAAAAACAACTGTGAAGGGCTGGAGGACAGCTCGCATTCATACTGCAGCATCTGGATGGAAACAGAACCAGCAACGTTTAAGAGTTGGAACGGTCACTCGTTTGCCATGGATGCAAGGGTCAGACTGGATCATTTGAAGTCAGGGTGTAATTCACCCACACCTTGCTGCATCACGGACGGAACATTAAACAGTCAGGAAAACGCTTGGGACGGTGAGCCCAAAGAAGAGGAGTCTGCTTTGGACTCTGTGGAGCTTCTTGATGTAGACGATGGTGAGCAGGATGAAGAGAGCTG GTTATACGAGTCTCCAAAGAAGGAGGCGACTGAGCAGAAATCTGAGTCTGCTCTCACATGGTGTCGACATGTCCTGGATAACCCCAGTCCTGAGGTGGAGGCTGCGTGTCGCCAGCTGATGAACAGGCTGGATGGAA GACCGAGCAGTCACTTCTACAGACATCCTGCAGTTTTTCGTACTGGTTCTGTGGAAAAATCATCAGCTAACACAGCCCAGAACATCTCCCACAGTTCAG ATAACAATGAGCTGAGCAGCTCCAGAAACTCCATAAACAGAAACTACAGACTGGAGGACATCACAGACGTCCGCATAATGGCTCAAATACAGGAGGCCA GTTTACGACAAGACTATGTTTCCTCGCCTCTGAGAAGCCCTGAGTCACCTTCTTATTTTAACACTGCAGTAGAAACTACTGACGACTTCACTCCAGGGAATAAAACCGAGGCGTCATTTCCCTCTCGCTGGTCGCCTCGTCTGTTGTCCCTGAGCTCTCCATCTAGCCATTCACCAACATCAGCAGCCAGGCAGAGTCCAAAACTGGCCCGGCTTCACCAGCAGGTCATCCAGTTCAAGCTGCTTAAACTGGCACAGAATCAAG CAACATCTGCAGGTAGGACCAGATCACCTGTGCGGACCAGCCTCCGCTCCCTCCAGGCTGTTAGGAACAGTCGGAGTTTTGAAACCGACGACTACCCCCCTGCTCATCAAACCTCTCATCCTGCATCAG GTGCATCATCTACCAGAATGGGGTCGAGCTGCTGGTCTCCATCACTTTCTGCAGCATCCGTGAACTCCAGCTCAGCGAGAGACCACTTGGTTCGGATAGCGGCCATGAAGAGGCCGCAGAGGTCTCAGTCTCTGAGCCCCTGCAGGATCGCTCAGTCTGCTAGAGGATACCTGTCTCGTCACGGACGCGTCTTTGCATCTCCTGAGAGGTCGACCCCTGTGGCTTGGGCCAGATATGCACCACACACTCAACAGTGA